Below is a window of Impatiens glandulifera chromosome 2, dImpGla2.1, whole genome shotgun sequence DNA.
TTAATACACTTTTGATTGaataaatttcatcaaatttcagGTAAGAAGCTTTCTGAAGAGATTGAAAAGCTGCAGAAATTTCAACTCATGGCTGTCAACAGTGCAAGCCAGGACATTGTGAACACAGAGCAATCAAATAAACGTAAAATATCTCTAGTTGAATCAGACGGTTTAACGATACATGAGACAAGTAAGCGTAGCAGGCATGATAGCATTGACCAATTGATAGAGAACGAAAATGATTTTGCTAACCAAACAACACCTTGTCATACGGAAGACAAATGCCTATTCAGAAACCTTCTTGAGTTGTTGGTTGGGATGAAATTATCCAATGTTGATCGAACAGATGAAATGAGTATGTCAGTGACTCATCAATCAAGTGGTAATTCTTCTGAACTTTGTTTGGCATATCATAATGATACTAAAAAAATGCCAATGACATCgattttgtttttggatttGACAGGTTACTCGTTCAGGCTGACATGGATAGATGACGAGACAGACGGAGAAGTGAAGTTATTGTACGAGGCATTATCGCTTGGAACCTTCGAGAGAGTCGCACCAGAATGGATGAGGGAAATCATAGTTTTCAGTACAAGAATGTGTCCCGTCTTCTTTGAGAGGTTATCTCGCGTTATCAAGCTCTATGTCTAATTGTCAAATATTAGAATTATGCTTCTTCTCTTTAATGTAATCTTATTAGAGGACGTTGTTATTTAACTTCAATTCAAGTTtgtatcatatttatattaaacaaggATGTGTCCTTCCATATTTAAAGGTTGTGTtgacaaacaaatttaaaataaaaagaaatgtcatttttttatttttttatttagtaaatttaGCACAATCTTTGTCTTACTTTTTTACAACTAAGTTTTTTAGACACTATATTTTTTAGGTTAGCAAAGAATTAACTCGATgccttttaatatttttttggtaggATTTGGTAACACTTATTTGTctatataatgttatttttttttttagatttaagaatagttgaaaaaacaataaattatttaatttcacatTCTCAAAATCTTGAtgatatttatgtaattaaatatatttctaaaatattacagaacaaaaatatttagattttaataaaatcaaattaaatatttgtacactattaaaataaaaaatatctaagttaaaaataatattttaaatatatttaaaggaATCACATCCTTGGgacaatcaaataattattcacAGAACAATGAATTGATGAATATACTAAGCTTGAAAATAAACACGGATCATATTATGTGACCACACATTAGgctaaaaagaaaaagaaataataaatgttttgaattgatTAACTCTGCATCCTTATTATATTTTgactatttttattatgttagtttAATCTGAATTTGGactattatttttgtatgagtctaaaataatttaaaaaattatatatatatatatatataattaaaatatctttatttcctttattaatataatataataataaaataaaaaaaatcttttgtcTGATTTGTTCCCTTTTTAAGAACCCTAGCTAGATTGCATAGATAGAAAAAGGGGGTTGAAAAGACTAGCCGTTGAGAGGAGGAGGAGATAACGTTCGAAAAAGAAAAGGCGGTATTTTGAATTCCGATTTTAGAAAAAAGAAACGCTTCTTGGTAGGTTTCGTTTAAAATCAAGCGCTCCACACACAAAGCATCGTCTCTCTGAACTAAcgaaacttcttcttcttcttcttcttgttgggAAAGACATACATACAGACAAGGGGAGAAGAGGAAAGGAAGAAAGGAACCGTCTTCAAATTCTCTTAATAATAACTATTTCtctccttcatcttcttcttcccatCGAATTTGTTTTCCGAATCAAGAAGAAAAAGATGGACTCGATCAATCGCCGACATCAAGATCAAAGCAACACTCCTGCAATTGTTGCGTCATCCAAACAGCCTCTCTCTACAGCCAAACCCGTTGATACTCAGTCCGTTCTCAAGAGGTATCTCTGCCGACACAcccactttatatatattatccctCCTCTAGGGTTTGTTTTGTTTCTATGATTTCTCCAAAATGAATTCAACCCTTGAGACCTAGATTAAACAATATCATTTTGTTGGTCAAGATCTGATATTGTGGTCAAGATCATGACAAGTAGTTATCTTAACTTTTTTGATGTTTGAATGAACAGGTTGCAATCTGAGCTGATGGCCCTAATggtaagaataataataataaagaaaatggtTTAATTAAGAATCTTGGATCTGATAAAAATGGGTTTTTGAatagattgattgattgattgtttgtttggtttggtgGGTAATGAAGATGAATGGTGATCCGGACATATCTGCATTCCCAGAGGAGGACAACATATTTCTGTGGAAAGGGACGATAAAGGGAAGCAAAGAGACTGTGTTTGAAGGGACTGAATACAAGCTTACTCTCTTATTCCCAAATGAATATCCATTTAAGGCTCCAAAGGTTCAGTTCGATACACCTTGCTTCCATCCTAATGTCGATATCCATGGAAACATATGCTTGGACATCCTTCAGGTATCCTCCTAGTAATTAATACTAGTAGTAGTAGTTTTAATGTGGTGattctttgtttgtttgtttgttaataaAATGAATGGTACTGATGATGATGGCAGGATAAATGGTCATCGGCTTATGATGTTAGAACTATTCTCATCTCTATCCAGAGCCTATTGGGAGGTATAACTTATTAAACCAATACCATAAatcaagattttatttaaaacaaccTTTTTGGTGTCTTGATGATTGAttcattgattgattgattgcaGAGCCCAACACAAGTTCACCTCTGAATATTCAAGCTGCAAATCTCTGGCCCAATCAAGAAGGTATAAACAAACTCCTCCAAgttctttatcttttttaatatagttTGGTGGATTATCTTATATATTACCAATTGAATATTGCAGAATACAGGAAGATGGTAGAGAAGTTATACAAGCCTGTTGTTTCTGCTTAGAAAGTGAtatgagtgaagaagaagaagaagatactACCAGTCAATTTCTCTATGTGTTAGTTCTCCACAATTTCAtgcaaaaagaagaagaagatatgaaATTTACCTactctattattttaattcaattctCAGCTATTTGAATATCATTCATTGTTCAATTTGGTTGGTTTTTGCTATTTTGAGTATTGTTGAGATCTTCTTTAAATCACAGAATTTACAATATACAATCCCAACTTGCAAATTCTAGCAAAACTCACTTACTATACAAGAATCGTCtagataaaatattgtaaaaagaTAGTCAAAATATCATTCAAACCCGATGCTGAAAAGAAAACGTCTTccaaattgaaattgaaagtgGCATTCTACTAAAACTCAATGGCCATCATCAATTCAACAAATTCATCAGtacaattataaaaacaacCCTCAATAAAACAACAATCCTTGAATACATCAAAAGAAGAAGAGTGAAATGGgacataataaaacaaaaatggagaaagatttggaatgttatatatttcacaattatgaattaaaattgaactatatatataaaataaaatgcatcTTCTAAACTTATggacaataataataacaatggaATGGATTCTACAATTTACAgaagctatatatatatttatgttaacaGCTAGCAGAAGaagaagcagcagcagcagcaagaAGGGCAGACCCAATACCTGAACCATCTTCCATGACTTTTAGAACTACATGGCTGGCAATATCTTCCCCTAAAATCTCAGTCATTGCTTCATGAAGATATTTCCTAAACATTGAATAACTCGTGTATAAACCGCCCTCTATTGCAACTACCGTTCTTCTCATCTCTGTTTTCATTCTTCCACCACCACTACTACTTCCATCTCGACCAATCTTCTTCAAGATTCCCACTATGCCAGCTGCTGCCAACCTGGCACCCCGACGTGTCACCACATCACACACCTTCACTACAAGTTTTCTCACCTTTAGTGGAACTTCCCCAATCTGAATGGGATGTACCGACAACAAAATTATtaaccaaattatttattaagataaatattagaTGAGGAAACATTATGTCTGTTACAGACCTCGAGAACATCATTCAATATTCGAGACACCTCCATTAAGTCAGAAGAATCATCTTGATGCATTGCAGCTATCAGGGGTGTTCTGAAATAATGTTTACTACCATTATCATATGTTTTAATGTTGAAAAGCATTGTTGAATCGAGAAAGAGGAAAATGTACCTCAAAATGAAAGGCACAGATAATTTTGGAGATAAAGGTCCGAAAACATCAGATTCTTGAGACATTCTGAGAAGAACTCTCCTCACTATATCTCCTAAATACATTCCTGATATCATCTTCTCAAATATCTGCACCAACCATCCATCTCTAAGCCACTTTATTTATTTCCAGAATATCACAAGGAAGTGAAAGGAAAGGAACTAGAACTAGAACTAGAACTAGAACTAGaactaggagcttgtttcatgcagggttatttgaaaataatctggGTTATTGGGAAAGAAAAACCTTGGCCTTGTTCATTTATGGATTATGATAAGTAAGTCATTCGGGGTTATTTTGGTGAAAAGACTTGagggtatatatataatgatctttttttaaatagagggtatgatggttgatgatttgcattatttgattgatgaatGTGTGTAGGATTGGGTTATTTggaattaatctcaaataacccttatttatttatctttttgcATGACTGACCTCAAACAAGgcaatagaaaataataaagtaatttgGTCgatgatttgattaattaatgaagtGAGTGATGATTATCcgtcatcaaacaaggcctagcCATCTAAGTTTAACAGGATAGCAAATATGACCTGATCATTCGGGTTAGGGCTTTCAGAATCTAACTCGATATCATAAGGCGTCCTTGGCAAATGCGATGACCAGAAGTTTCCCCATTCCATATTAATCACCTAACCATATAAATTAACAACAGCTTCATCATAAAAAAACAACCATCTACAACTTAGTTAATAAAAAGAGGCCAAAAGAAAAGATACCATACCATGCCACCTGAAGTAGTGAAAAGCCCTTGGCACTTAATAATGGCATCTGCTCGCTCAAAATAGCAAGCGTTTGTACCCGTACCAATTACGACTGCAACAACCGTGTCTGAATCGTGATAGTGTCCAACTGCCAACGTACCCACAGTATCATTTATCTGATAATGAAATAAGAAGAATATTCTAACCATTATAAATTATCTACTCCAAGCTACTTAAGACAGACATACATGAAGCTTTCATTCAATTAGTAGAGCTTACAAGAGCTGCAACCCGCATATCAAGACCTTGCTTAGCCATTGACCGCTGCAGACACATTGAAACATCTCCTTGAACCTGACAAAGACAGATTTTCTTTAACCAAACAGTACCCAACAATTGATAATCTTCTTTTTTTGAGACCAACATAAAATCCTACTGCCATAACCTCCCACTTCAATCAAAGGTGATTTGAGTGAAAATTGAACCTCAAACTGAGAACAAATACAGCACTCAAACTGTATCAATGATGACTAACCATGTCTTGAATATTAAATCCTTTTGTCCATTTGATAAGTAAGCCTGAAGAAACAGAAGTCTGTTTTACAGGAAATGAGAATGTTAACCCAAGCTGCTTTCTTTCAACCACAGACACATCAGAACCACTTTTTTCTTCCTTATCAACAAATTCCTTGAGTGATGAAGTAATATAATCACATAGATCCTGCCAACAATAGAAGAAATCAATCCCAACCCTTTGAACTTATCAATTAGATACCATGAAGGTGATATATACTCTTAGGCCACCTCACTAGTACTGGTCATTAGATCCACGGGAATTGGTTGTCGTTGAACATCATGTTTAATGTAAGGTGATCGATTTCCTTCCAGCTCAACTCTTAATACTCTAAAATTAGTACCTCCAAGATCTAGACCATAATATGTTCCTTTCTCATTCCTGCAACAGAACAATAGATTTAGATAAAACATCCATCCATTTCTACATGATCAATGTCATCCCGATCACATTCATTGCAACCGAAGGGAAccaattttgaaaatcaatagcaAAGGAAACAACAGAAGAGATAGAGCATTCATACAACCGTTAAAGAACGTCAATACAGAAGAAACGGAGAGAAACCCAAAACCTAAAAACAAAGTTTTTGAACTCCCGTACAATAGTACGCCAAGATggatatgaagaagaagaagaaagataatgcaaaatttaaatatcttaaaagagAAAACCCATGTAGTGAATATTGATCCCCATTATTGTAAGTAATCAAAGGAACTGAAAAGGGCATATAAAATGATCGATAAATTTTCCGGCGAGAGAAAGggaatgttatatatatattatacccATTTGGAAGAGTATCAACAAAGGTGAGTAGCATCTTAAGCTTACTGCCCCCTTCAGAAGCCAAACCAGCATGCATCTCCACCGCCATAGCATCAACAACCTGCCTAAGTCGTCCCACCGACGTTGAGCAAACGTCTTCTAACTCCGTCATCACAGCCACCACTCTCCTCCACTTACGGCGGCTCCTAACCCTCCTTCCCATCATCACCGCCGCGATCACACATGTCGCCGTTGCGCATCCCAACGCAAGTCCGAATCCCACCTTCCCCAttctctcttcaaaatcaaccgtTCAAACCCATACAAAAAAACGTTTAATACTACTCTCGATTCAACCACTtattcctctctctctctctcacctCCAGCAGAAGCTTCCCCTCTCCCGACTATTCCCACCGCCGACGCCGGCGACTCACCGGCTAATATTCCGGCAGAGAGCAAGGAAGGGAGGGAGGGAGAGAGAAACGAGTCGGAGTGTTAGTAATGTTGGAAAAGCAAACCGCTGgatacttataaatttgactgAAAAGACGAAACTACCCTTAACTAATTTGGTAATGCCGGATCCGTGCCCCAATTTTATTTTCCATATATTTTTCTTGCTGTCatcaaaatcattcaaattataaaatgggGCAGCGTTCACACTGTGAGTTTGACACTGTAAAAGTATCAAATTACGGTCTTGCCATTAAACGCATACGGATTAATTCATATTAAACACGTGAAGCGACTAATGCGCCCTCttgtctaaaaaaaataaattaaattattattttttattagtaaaaGACTAAAAGTTAATTACCCAAattgtaatattaatattattacctaattaaatatatttaggtattttgttttattgaaatTGTGAGTTACATgattatgtaatatttttattaagcaAATTGGTATGTTATATTTTTGGcctaatttatttcattaaataataatcatcaataattttacttttgtttggtataagatattttttttatcagtataaaaaaatatatagtaggattgttttattttatataaaggctatttttttatgataatataattttttgttttaatattattttttatcacaaaattttgacaaaaataatgaataataataaaattagccATTAACATAtctaatttgtaaaaaaaaaaaaaaactgtgaAAATCAtggggttttatttattttatttattttatttttttcttaattttttttattatatttagtatgtgattattttgtttaagtttATGATATCAAGTTATCAACTAAGATACAATTTAGTCTTGCATCCTTTAAAGGAATAAACATATGAGTAAACTGTAAATATCCCTTTATTGCagctattttttgtttttaaatcgaATTATAAAGTAGTTAGTTacccatatatattatatttgaacatTAAAAATAGGATAAAGTTTGACATTGAAATTTGAATCAATAAATACAGAAAATCTTTTAGTACCTAAGTTAAGGATTTTATTGTAGCTTGtatgttattttaatgtatatattctattaatttattgtttgttttctattaaaaaattcCCCTCAATAATACGCCAATACAGAAATTAAAAAATCCCCAGTATCATAATTGATTAGTATGATATAAAATACTAGTTATATTCAAAATGTGCTAATTAGAAGTAGTAGCCAAAATGAGAAGCTCCCTAAAAAGGCCAAATAGATTGTGTAGTTCTGTTTATATTAGTGATATCTACatattttagagatttttaaaactatatatactACTTAGTAAATTTTATTGGAATGGTATAATTTTGTCGAATTTTATCCATAATATTTGTGTTtcaactttaaatattaataaaaacaaaaaaatatattatatcatcgatatatttattttaaatttatttccgGTCTTAACATGTCGTATTCtctctagaaaaaaaaatagtcatttagagaataaaataaaattataacaagaTTAATgtcaacattttatttaaaaattatttttattgttaaatgaaatgaagaatgagGTGAAAGACACATCACAATTCttaaatttagaaattattaaaataatcaaaatgcaTTATTTCTACTAATAATAAAGTGTAGAAGTTACAagatttaataaagttatttatatttttatctaaatttggTAAGGAGAAAGAGAGTGGGGGTGTTTTATAATAAGAGctatatatacatacatgtTAGCATagtgaataaaattaaacaaaatgattataagattaaacattatggaaaACAGAGGCtgttttgtataaaataatggAAACAAAATAATTTGCAAATATCTTTTCTTAAATTAAGTGGTCTGTAAATTTAACTACACTACACATTCCCTATCATCATAAGGGCAAGGCCATTTCAGTAACTTCCATTCAACCCCTACCCCTCAATCAATGGTTACCCTTTTCACTAACACCCGGGTtaagagtttttattttatattttatctttttaagtattaagattttatattatttaataattttaaattaattaaaaaaatattattatattattagtaaagGGTAAAATCGGCATTAAGTGAGAAATGCAGGGTAGGGGCAGGCGTGCTCTTGGACCTTGGCGCCCTTTACAAAAATgtgagtaaaaaaataaaaagaaaaataaaaaaagaaaatgaatagtATGTGTAAAtgtgtgagagagaaaaatggGGGACGAACGGCGACGGTCTTGCTGCGTATCCAACCGACTTGCCAGCTGTCTTCCGCTAATACCAGCTAAGCTTTGCAGGATCgtacttttttttctctctttccccaataaattatatatttattttatatatttaaagccCTACTAGATTTTTGTTCTTgcttttcattatttttatttttttattacttttttcctattatttttttaataatatacaaaaacaGAGGTCACACAAAATATTCCGAATAAGGAgatatttattgagtttattttaaattgtttcaggtaatatttatttaatagtaagtcttaaaaaaaaatgactactaatgtttgaaatttataaatatatttagttacaaattacaacattatttttattatttgaatgaattttatgtacataatatcattaaaaaatcacttgataaaaaaaaagtttaattaagttctttcaattcattataaaaaagatataaaaaaaataatggacatattgataatttaataatttgatttttttagccaGTTTGGGACATAATAAGAATATGTATACACATGTTCCAACTTGCAAAGATAACTAATAatgagttttatttaaaaaatgattttattttatacaatcaCAGTTTCAGTTAAGAAATTTTTGATAAAGTAAAATTGATTgtgatttttttcttaatttgttactagatttgatttgttttagaTTAATACTTAGATTATagtgtattttttattaaaatatattaactagaATGGAAAATCATAATTAGTAATGAGATGttttatattagtatttttttaagattaaaccCTAGTTtacaaaatgtataaaattatttttttaatcataatctaattaattgagtaattttgtttttattataatttaaataattgtatttctttttcttaaccgtcttttttttttaagtcttttttacATATTAATTTGAATCAGAACAACAAAATATCTATTTTGCCCTAATACTAATAGGATATTTGATTGAAAAggttaatcatttaaaaatcttttaaaattgaCAAGCACTATACAATCAATTCTTAttgtatattttcaaattataaaatcgAGAATACCTGAATTCAGCTTCAATGATAAAGATTTATTAGAATCTGGGTGTAGAACACATAATAAAAGAGTGTTgaccaaaaataagttttatttgtCAATTACTAGCccaaataattaaagtaaaaaatttcATGTTTAGTTTTCAATAAAgactatctatatatataaaatatataaaatgatgtttaattttcaaaagtcCGGATTATCGGATCGAGAGctgtaattaatttgaatatatatgtgagagtaaatgaatattttgggTCAAATTGTGAGTtaactcacccataaacttcaaacggttaaaaataaaataaaaaatgttataggtatgtttcgaacttgtaacataaccaaacaaatataatcatttaactaactaggcgactaataagactttatattataattttaacaccaaatttgatgaacgtgagacattttaacaatataggttcaactttttaactaactaatctatattgCTTAGATCGCGgataaatgtaaattttattgaTAAGACATTTTCAATTGTAGCAAATATCTTATTACGAACAATTCCAACAATTTTGGGAGAAAAAAAGGCATTTACGTATTACAGAGATGgtgtgatttgattattttctcaGTTTTACGAGAAAGACACATGATTCatgataaaaatacatttttgaaaaaaaaagtctaCGATTCTTGAAGGTGAggtttaaaaagaaaacaatatcTTTTGTCGTGTATTCTCGAATAATACAGCTTCAAAcggttaaaaagaaaattaaaaatcctataagtatgtttcgaactttccgcctaacaaaaacaagttatCTTACCAATCAAAAAGT
It encodes the following:
- the LOC124927676 gene encoding uncharacterized protein LOC124927676, encoding MEALYSKLYDKYSKLKVKKECEIEKIVRDQDVKFMKYISDGDELIEHLRKENEELHAQVVELRNELASIRSSNDEQYAEHQKIIMEENQKSKKLSEEIEKLQKFQLMAVNSASQDIVNTEQSNKRKISLVESDGLTIHETSKRSRHDSIDQLIENENDFANQTTPCHTEDKCLFRNLLELLVGMKLSNVDRTDEMSMSVTHQSSGYSFRLTWIDDETDGEVKLLYEALSLGTFERVAPEWMREIIVFSTRMCPVFFERLSRVIKLYV
- the LOC124926862 gene encoding ubiquitin-conjugating enzyme E2 20-like, which encodes MDSINRRHQDQSNTPAIVASSKQPLSTAKPVDTQSVLKRLQSELMALMMNGDPDISAFPEEDNIFLWKGTIKGSKETVFEGTEYKLTLLFPNEYPFKAPKVQFDTPCFHPNVDIHGNICLDILQDKWSSAYDVRTILISIQSLLGEPNTSSPLNIQAANLWPNQEEYRKMVEKLYKPVVSA
- the LOC124925645 gene encoding hexokinase-3: MGKVGFGLALGCATATCVIAAVMMGRRVRSRRKWRRVVAVMTELEDVCSTSVGRLRQVVDAMAVEMHAGLASEGGSKLKMLLTFVDTLPNGNEKGTYYGLDLGGTNFRVLRVELEGNRSPYIKHDVQRQPIPVDLMTSTSEDLCDYITSSLKEFVDKEEKSGSDVSVVERKQLGLTFSFPVKQTSVSSGLLIKWTKGFNIQDMVQGDVSMCLQRSMAKQGLDMRVAALINDTVGTLAVGHYHDSDTVVAVVIGTGTNACYFERADAIIKCQGLFTTSGGMVINMEWGNFWSSHLPRTPYDIELDSESPNPNDQIFEKMISGMYLGDIVRRVLLRMSQESDVFGPLSPKLSVPFILRTPLIAAMHQDDSSDLMEVSRILNDVLEIGEVPLKVRKLVVKVCDVVTRRGARLAAAGIVGILKKIGRDGSSSGGGRMKTEMRRTVVAIEGGLYTSYSMFRKYLHEAMTEILGEDIASHVVLKVMEDGSGIGSALLAAAAASSSASC